In Vicinamibacterales bacterium, the following are encoded in one genomic region:
- a CDS encoding sigma-70 family RNA polymerase sigma factor, producing MADDTPAPTDITRLLIAWSDGRREALDDLMPIVYADLRRVAAAYMRQEDAGHALQPTALVHEAFVRLVDQNQVRWRNRAHFFGVAANMMRRILVDDARRRRAEKRGGAWERVTLTAEEPIAEGHKDIDALALDEALRRLAVIDPRQERIVELRYFGGLTIDEAAEVLGISAATLVREWTIAKAWLRRDLSRSQ from the coding sequence ATGGCGGATGACACTCCCGCGCCCACCGATATCACCCGACTGCTGATCGCCTGGAGCGACGGCCGCCGGGAGGCGCTCGACGACCTCATGCCGATCGTCTACGCGGACCTGCGCCGGGTCGCGGCGGCCTACATGCGGCAGGAAGATGCCGGCCACGCGCTGCAGCCCACCGCCCTGGTGCACGAAGCCTTCGTCCGCCTCGTGGATCAGAATCAGGTCCGGTGGCGCAATCGCGCCCACTTCTTCGGCGTCGCCGCCAACATGATGCGCCGGATTCTCGTCGACGACGCGCGGCGGCGGCGGGCGGAGAAGCGCGGCGGCGCCTGGGAGCGCGTGACCCTGACCGCCGAAGAGCCGATTGCGGAGGGCCACAAGGACATCGATGCGCTGGCCCTCGACGAAGCGCTCCGGCGGCTGGCGGTCATCGATCCGCGGCAGGAGCGGATCGTGGAGCTGCGCTACTTCGGCGGCCTGACGATCGATGAAGCGGCGGAGGTCCTGGGCATATCGGCGGCAACCCTCGTGCGGGAGTGGACGATCGCCAAAGCGTGGCTGCGGCGGGACCTCTCGCGCTCGCAGTGA
- a CDS encoding protein kinase, producing the protein MTPERWERVKTLYELARARPHRERSSFLERECKGDTDLQLEVESLLDQPAGTAEFLGFVGAPARTVRDAPASDAAPLLVGRRLGSFEVRSLLGRGGMGEVYLAHDHKLGRDVAIKVLPHALTSDPARVASLEREARVVAALNHPHIAAIHGLEESAGVRGLVLELVEGQTLAQKLSETAGAAAPGLRLKDALNIARQIADALEAAHDKGITHRDLKPGNIKVTPDGVVKLLDFGIAKVVSGDDASLAFTQSQTASAATRPGLIAGTVGYMSPEQARGKAVDKRTDIWAFGCVLFEMLSGRMAFDGATVTDTIAAILERDPDWSTLPPDTPRAVRRLIQRCLEKDPKQRLRDIADVRVEIEHIIQSPGEDLDADLAAHQSRTWRRRAQMAFGFGAAALAAAAGLAAVWWLRDDPAAADARVVRMTIDLPKDQEIGPEFNSKVALSADGTLLAFTPLPGPVYIRRLNGLENQPLEITAAPGFRGAPLFSPDGASIAFIEGNSSFSASRPFLKASIAGGAPTKLVEYDSFHRGDWGADGWIYWTSTYPGGIVRIRESGGAIETVTDLDPRSSERSHRFAHLLPGGRALLFTAAFEGISSYNDARIELWDMATRRRKTLIEGGTSAVYSPSGHIVYARGGKLFAAAFDLSRQEVTGPAFQVLDGVMMSGNTGAAHFSMSARGDLAYVPGASDGANRTLVWVDRSGKADPLPLPPASYLYPRIAPDGHAFAVEIEGPNHDFYFYDFARTVLSKVTTDGMSHDPVWSADGKEVAFRSWQAGGMTLWRMPADRSAPATRLDPSGTRQSPVSFSPDGRFLTFDQKDPRTRDDVMVLPLDGRQPALPVAQTRFGEGSGKFSPDGRFIAFSSTESGRPEIYVQAFPGPGLKLQVSNNGGTDPVWRRQGGELYYRNDDKMMAVTVTTSPAFRAEAPRLLWESPYSHGTGSSCGMPGVASASYDVSADGQRFLMVREDYPAGATQIVVVLNWAEEVKARERAARQTAGAR; encoded by the coding sequence ATGACCCCTGAACGCTGGGAACGCGTCAAGACACTGTATGAGCTCGCACGGGCGCGTCCCCACAGGGAACGCTCGTCGTTCCTCGAGCGGGAATGCAAGGGCGACACGGACCTGCAGCTCGAGGTCGAGTCGCTGCTGGACCAGCCCGCCGGCACCGCCGAGTTCCTCGGCTTCGTCGGCGCCCCGGCCCGCACCGTCCGGGACGCTCCCGCGAGTGATGCCGCTCCGCTCCTCGTCGGGCGGCGCCTCGGATCCTTCGAGGTCCGATCGCTGCTCGGCCGCGGCGGGATGGGCGAGGTGTACCTGGCGCACGACCACAAGCTGGGTCGTGACGTCGCGATCAAGGTCCTGCCGCACGCGCTGACCTCCGATCCCGCCCGCGTGGCCAGCCTCGAGCGTGAGGCCCGCGTGGTCGCCGCACTGAACCATCCGCACATCGCGGCGATCCACGGCCTCGAGGAAAGCGCGGGCGTTCGCGGCCTCGTGCTGGAACTGGTCGAAGGGCAGACGCTGGCGCAGAAGCTCTCGGAAACCGCGGGCGCCGCGGCGCCGGGCCTGCGCTTGAAGGACGCCCTGAACATCGCCCGCCAGATCGCCGACGCGCTCGAAGCCGCGCACGACAAGGGCATCACGCACCGGGACCTGAAGCCCGGCAACATCAAGGTGACGCCCGACGGCGTGGTCAAGCTGCTCGACTTCGGCATCGCCAAGGTCGTGTCCGGCGACGACGCCAGCCTGGCGTTCACGCAGTCACAGACCGCCAGCGCCGCGACCCGTCCGGGCCTGATCGCCGGGACCGTGGGCTACATGAGCCCCGAGCAGGCGCGCGGCAAGGCGGTGGACAAGCGCACCGACATCTGGGCGTTCGGCTGCGTGCTCTTCGAAATGCTGTCGGGCCGGATGGCGTTCGACGGCGCCACGGTGACCGACACGATCGCCGCGATCCTCGAGCGGGATCCCGACTGGTCGACGCTGCCGCCCGACACGCCGCGGGCGGTTCGCCGCCTGATTCAGCGCTGTCTCGAGAAGGATCCGAAACAGCGGCTGCGCGACATCGCCGACGTCAGGGTCGAGATCGAGCACATCATCCAGTCGCCCGGCGAAGACCTCGACGCGGACCTCGCCGCCCACCAGTCGCGCACCTGGCGCCGCCGCGCGCAGATGGCGTTCGGGTTCGGCGCCGCGGCGCTCGCCGCGGCGGCAGGCCTGGCGGCGGTCTGGTGGCTGCGCGACGATCCGGCGGCGGCCGATGCCCGCGTCGTGCGGATGACGATCGACCTGCCGAAGGATCAGGAAATCGGGCCGGAGTTCAATTCGAAGGTCGCGCTGTCGGCTGACGGGACGCTGCTGGCATTCACGCCGCTGCCCGGACCGGTCTACATTCGGCGGCTGAATGGCCTGGAGAACCAGCCGCTGGAGATTACCGCGGCACCCGGTTTCCGCGGCGCCCCGCTCTTCTCCCCGGATGGCGCGTCGATCGCCTTCATCGAAGGCAACTCGAGCTTTTCAGCGTCGCGCCCGTTCCTCAAGGCCTCGATCGCGGGAGGCGCGCCAACCAAGCTGGTCGAGTACGACAGCTTTCACCGCGGCGACTGGGGGGCCGACGGCTGGATCTACTGGACCTCCACCTATCCCGGCGGCATCGTCCGCATTCGCGAGTCGGGCGGGGCGATTGAAACCGTCACCGACCTCGACCCGAGAAGCAGCGAGCGCAGCCATCGTTTCGCGCACCTGCTGCCGGGCGGCCGGGCTCTGCTCTTCACCGCGGCGTTCGAGGGGATCAGCAGCTACAACGACGCGCGCATCGAGTTGTGGGACATGGCCACGCGCCGGAGAAAGACGCTGATCGAGGGCGGGACGTCGGCGGTCTACTCTCCGTCGGGCCACATCGTCTATGCCCGCGGCGGCAAGCTGTTCGCCGCCGCGTTCGACCTGAGTCGCCAGGAAGTCACCGGCCCGGCGTTCCAGGTGCTCGACGGCGTGATGATGAGCGGCAACACCGGCGCCGCGCACTTCAGCATGTCGGCGCGCGGAGACCTCGCCTACGTTCCCGGCGCGTCCGACGGCGCCAACCGCACGCTCGTCTGGGTCGACCGATCCGGCAAGGCGGATCCGCTGCCGCTGCCGCCGGCGTCGTATCTCTATCCGCGGATCGCCCCGGACGGCCACGCCTTCGCCGTCGAGATCGAGGGGCCGAATCACGACTTCTACTTCTACGATTTCGCGCGCACCGTCCTCAGCAAGGTCACGACGGACGGGATGAGCCACGACCCGGTCTGGAGCGCCGACGGCAAGGAGGTGGCGTTCAGGTCCTGGCAGGCCGGCGGCATGACGCTGTGGCGGATGCCGGCGGATCGAAGTGCGCCCGCCACCCGGCTCGATCCATCAGGGACGCGGCAGAGCCCGGTGTCGTTCTCCCCCGACGGCCGCTTCCTGACGTTCGATCAGAAGGATCCGCGGACGCGCGACGACGTGATGGTGCTGCCGCTGGACGGCAGGCAGCCGGCGCTGCCGGTGGCGCAAACGCGGTTCGGCGAGGGCTCCGGCAAGTTCTCTCCGGACGGACGCTTCATCGCGTTCTCGTCGACCGAATCGGGACGTCCGGAGATCTACGTGCAGGCGTTCCCCGGGCCGGGCCTGAAGCTGCAGGTGTCGAACAATGGCGGAACCGATCCGGTGTGGCGCCGCCAGGGGGGAGAGCTCTACTATCGCAACGACGACAAGATGATGGCCGTCACGGTGACGACCTCGCCTGCCTTCCGCGCCGAAGCGCCGCGGCTGCTGTGGGAATCGCCGTACTCGCACGGCACGGGTTCGTCGTGTGGCATGCCCGGCGTGGCCTCGGCCAGCTACGACGTGTCCGCCGACGGCCAGCGCTTCCTCATGGTGCGAGAGGACTACCCCGCGGGCGCCACGCAGATCGTCGTCGTGCTCAACTGGGCGGAAGAAGTGAAGGCCAGGGAGCGCGCGGCGCGCCAGACCGCCGGCGCGCGCTGA
- a CDS encoding carboxypeptidase regulatory-like domain-containing protein translates to MKTLALALATAAASLALPAAASACSCAMPGDPCAAIENADVVFIGRVVDLQPGSRDPANPRHPMARFAVAEVLHGSITGPVVLPSGNGGNCLASFAAGRDYLVYARIVGGSLEASLCSRTSELAGRQHEVDVLRERRRGVTVPRLAGRITESRQRVDGTPGSDLLPLPRIAVTARRGPDVRRAVSDADGYFVFRNLAPGDYRVTADLPPGYERVAGNDAVVRVACYADANIGVMRLPLHGTLALADGSRELNAVTIHAYAIDPATRAPSPGRMTFTYVNHLDGTWSFDGLPPGDYLIAVGTHFKPRWDAKRMPFWYPAAARPEDAAIVRVGGPAVRLALRYPDPPREVQFAGVIIGPGDRPVEGGVLLHDVDAGHGVANASADARGRFRVRGWEGRRYTITGYDCNGRVAAMSDALPVDPAAAASLRIVLTRPCPTPK, encoded by the coding sequence ATGAAGACCCTGGCTCTCGCCCTCGCCACGGCTGCGGCATCGCTCGCGCTGCCTGCCGCGGCGTCGGCATGCAGCTGCGCCATGCCGGGTGATCCCTGCGCCGCGATCGAGAACGCCGACGTCGTCTTCATCGGGCGCGTCGTCGACCTGCAGCCCGGCTCGCGCGATCCGGCCAATCCGCGCCATCCGATGGCGCGGTTCGCGGTCGCGGAGGTGCTGCACGGCTCCATCACCGGGCCGGTTGTGCTGCCCAGCGGAAACGGCGGAAACTGCCTCGCCTCCTTCGCCGCGGGACGCGACTATCTGGTCTACGCGCGCATCGTTGGCGGCAGCCTCGAAGCCAGCTTGTGCAGCCGCACCAGCGAGCTGGCGGGTCGTCAGCACGAGGTCGACGTGCTGCGCGAGCGCCGCCGCGGCGTGACGGTTCCGCGACTCGCCGGCCGGATCACCGAGTCGCGCCAGCGTGTCGACGGCACGCCCGGTTCAGACCTGCTGCCGCTGCCGCGAATCGCCGTCACCGCGCGGCGCGGCCCGGACGTCCGCCGCGCCGTCAGCGACGCCGACGGCTATTTCGTTTTCCGGAATCTCGCGCCGGGCGATTACCGCGTCACCGCGGATCTGCCGCCAGGCTACGAGCGCGTTGCTGGCAATGATGCGGTCGTGCGGGTCGCCTGCTACGCCGACGCGAACATCGGCGTGATGCGGCTGCCGCTGCACGGCACGCTCGCGCTGGCGGACGGCAGCCGCGAGCTCAACGCGGTGACGATTCACGCCTACGCGATCGACCCGGCGACGCGTGCGCCGTCGCCCGGCCGCATGACCTTCACCTACGTGAATCATCTGGACGGGACGTGGTCGTTCGATGGACTGCCGCCTGGCGACTATCTGATCGCCGTCGGCACGCACTTCAAGCCGCGTTGGGACGCGAAGCGGATGCCGTTCTGGTATCCGGCGGCGGCGCGGCCGGAAGACGCGGCGATCGTCCGCGTTGGAGGTCCGGCGGTGCGGCTGGCGCTGCGCTATCCCGATCCGCCGCGCGAGGTTCAGTTCGCCGGCGTCATCATCGGTCCCGGTGATCGACCGGTTGAGGGGGGCGTCCTGCTCCACGATGTCGATGCGGGCCATGGGGTCGCCAACGCCTCCGCCGACGCGCGCGGCCGGTTTCGCGTCCGCGGGTGGGAAGGGCGGCGATACACGATCACCGGGTACGACTGCAACGGGCGCGTCGCGGCGATGTCCGACGCCCTGCCCGTCGATCCGGCGGCGGCCGCGTCGCTGCGCATCGTGCTGACCCGTCCGTGCCCCACCCCGAAGTGA
- a CDS encoding protein kinase has protein sequence MTFEAGAVIGHFRIVKPLGAGGMGIVYLAEDLQLARHVALKVLTATADPSSSRRVLREARAAGALDHPNIAAIHEVADHDGVPVIVMAYCAGETLQARLARGTLPIREIASAAAQAAAGLAAAHAGGIVHRDLKPANMMVGPDGHLRILDFGLATIDDPRGLDETASRLTAVGTTAGTVAYMSPEQARGEPIDQRTDIWALGVSLYELLTGRRPFDGGNPFATMQAVLTDTPVPVHTLRPDTPSVLAEIVDLALEKDRARRSLTAREIHGRIVDWQAAQSDGARVRALPIPRRWRAAIGGAIAVLMIAAAGVGWWWQQRRDRVRWARDVALPRIQALANADQFTAALDLSREAEPLLAGDPELAAAVQRVSRRIDIDSTPQGSDVFHRDYGSRDPWRRLGSTPVRNAVIPRGLQEWQIVHAGFATINDVGLLPPYVTVRTRAPEVPHTYVMEPPDRIPAGMVRASPRGPQLLGIAGLEHVPAIELNDFWIDRYEVTNRQYKAFVDAGGYADRRYWTMPFVKDGRELRWEAAVDLLRDRTGRPGPSTWELGTFGSGKEEEPVGGVSWYEAAAYANFAGRTLPTIFHWSVAADRRGTSQVLLQLGRFQASGPLRVGASNAQSRFGTFDLAGNVKEWCWNEAGGGRRYTLGGGWNDPAYFFNDADARLPWEREPSLGFRTVKLAADLPSGAEAARPVEFYFRDFSRARPVTDQVFRAYASLYSYDRGELEPKLESTDDSARDWRVETVTVNAAYGGERLALSVLIPKRARPPYQALVYYPGITAIHQPSSRDGVAGMLDLAEFVVGSGRVMVLPVLKSTHERRDDLISDFPNSSTFFRDHVVMWSKDVQRTVDYLQSRPDIMPDRIGYLGRSWGAAMGTIMVATEPRFKLAIFHVGGFYHQQPRPEADAVNFAPRVRVPTLMLNGRYDFFFPADTSQQVMFDLIGAPASHKRRVLYDTSHNLPRGERMTETLAWLDKYFGPVVLR, from the coding sequence ATGACGTTCGAGGCCGGTGCCGTCATCGGTCACTTTCGCATCGTCAAACCGCTCGGCGCCGGAGGCATGGGGATCGTCTACCTGGCCGAGGACCTGCAGCTCGCGCGGCACGTTGCGCTCAAGGTCCTGACCGCCACCGCCGATCCGTCGTCGTCCCGGCGTGTCCTGCGCGAGGCGCGCGCGGCCGGTGCCCTCGATCACCCCAACATCGCGGCAATTCACGAGGTGGCGGACCACGACGGCGTTCCCGTCATCGTGATGGCGTACTGCGCGGGAGAGACGCTCCAGGCGAGGCTTGCCCGCGGGACGCTGCCGATTCGGGAAATCGCGTCCGCCGCCGCGCAGGCCGCCGCGGGGCTGGCCGCTGCGCACGCGGGCGGCATCGTGCATCGCGATCTGAAGCCGGCGAACATGATGGTCGGCCCCGACGGGCACCTGCGGATTCTCGATTTCGGCCTGGCGACGATTGACGATCCGCGCGGCCTGGACGAGACGGCGTCACGGCTGACGGCGGTGGGGACCACCGCGGGGACGGTCGCCTACATGTCGCCGGAGCAGGCGCGGGGCGAACCGATCGATCAACGCACCGACATCTGGGCGCTCGGTGTCTCGCTGTACGAGCTGCTGACCGGCCGGCGTCCTTTCGATGGGGGCAATCCCTTCGCCACGATGCAGGCCGTGCTCACCGATACGCCCGTTCCGGTGCACACGCTGCGTCCGGACACGCCCTCGGTGCTGGCGGAGATCGTCGATCTCGCGCTGGAGAAGGATCGGGCCCGGCGATCGCTGACCGCGCGCGAGATTCATGGCCGCATCGTGGACTGGCAGGCGGCGCAGTCGGACGGCGCCCGAGTTCGCGCGCTGCCGATTCCGCGCCGCTGGCGGGCGGCGATCGGTGGTGCGATCGCCGTCCTGATGATCGCGGCCGCGGGTGTGGGATGGTGGTGGCAGCAGCGCCGGGACCGGGTGCGGTGGGCACGCGATGTCGCACTTCCGCGCATCCAGGCGCTGGCGAACGCCGATCAGTTCACCGCCGCTCTGGATCTCTCCCGCGAGGCCGAGCCGCTGCTGGCCGGCGATCCCGAGCTGGCGGCCGCGGTGCAGCGCGTGAGCCGCCGCATCGACATCGACTCGACCCCGCAGGGAAGCGACGTGTTCCATCGCGACTACGGGAGCAGGGACCCGTGGCGTCGACTCGGCTCGACGCCGGTGCGCAACGCGGTCATTCCGCGCGGCCTGCAGGAATGGCAGATCGTCCACGCCGGTTTTGCGACGATCAACGACGTGGGGCTGCTGCCGCCTTACGTCACGGTCAGGACCCGTGCCCCGGAGGTGCCGCACACGTATGTGATGGAGCCCCCCGATCGCATTCCGGCCGGGATGGTCCGCGCGTCGCCGCGCGGCCCGCAGCTGCTGGGCATCGCAGGGCTCGAGCACGTACCCGCCATCGAGCTCAATGATTTCTGGATCGACCGCTACGAGGTGACCAATCGCCAGTACAAGGCGTTCGTCGACGCCGGCGGCTACGCCGATCGCCGTTACTGGACGATGCCCTTCGTCAAGGACGGCAGGGAGCTGCGCTGGGAAGCGGCCGTGGATCTCCTGCGCGATCGAACCGGGCGGCCTGGTCCAAGCACGTGGGAACTGGGCACGTTCGGCAGCGGCAAGGAAGAGGAACCGGTGGGCGGGGTGAGCTGGTACGAAGCCGCCGCGTACGCGAACTTCGCGGGTAGAACGCTGCCGACGATCTTCCACTGGAGCGTCGCCGCCGATCGGAGAGGCACGAGCCAGGTGCTCCTGCAACTCGGACGGTTCCAGGCCAGCGGTCCTCTGCGGGTGGGTGCCTCGAACGCGCAGAGCCGCTTCGGCACGTTCGATCTCGCCGGCAACGTCAAGGAGTGGTGCTGGAACGAGGCCGGGGGCGGGCGCCGCTATACGCTCGGCGGCGGCTGGAACGACCCTGCGTACTTCTTCAATGATGCCGACGCGCGCTTGCCGTGGGAGCGGGAACCATCGCTCGGCTTTCGTACCGTGAAGCTCGCCGCGGACCTGCCGTCGGGCGCCGAAGCGGCGCGGCCGGTCGAGTTCTACTTCCGCGACTTCAGCCGCGCCCGGCCGGTCACCGACCAGGTGTTTCGCGCCTATGCCAGCCTCTATTCGTACGACCGAGGCGAGCTGGAGCCGAAGCTCGAGTCGACGGACGACTCGGCTCGCGACTGGCGGGTGGAGACGGTGACAGTCAACGCCGCCTATGGCGGCGAGCGGCTCGCGCTCTCCGTTCTCATTCCGAAGCGTGCCAGGCCGCCCTACCAGGCCCTGGTCTATTACCCGGGCATCACCGCGATTCATCAGCCGTCGAGCCGCGACGGTGTTGCGGGCATGCTGGACCTCGCCGAGTTCGTCGTCGGGAGCGGCCGGGTGATGGTGTTGCCGGTGCTGAAGAGCACGCACGAGCGGCGCGACGATCTGATCTCAGACTTCCCGAATTCGAGTACGTTCTTCCGCGATCACGTCGTGATGTGGTCGAAGGACGTTCAACGCACGGTCGATTACCTTCAGAGCCGGCCCGACATCATGCCCGACCGAATCGGCTACCTCGGCCGAAGCTGGGGCGCCGCGATGGGAACGATCATGGTGGCGACCGAACCGCGGTTCAAGCTCGCCATCTTCCACGTCGGCGGGTTCTATCACCAGCAGCCGCGGCCGGAAGCCGACGCGGTCAACTTCGCGCCCCGGGTGCGGGTGCCGACCCTGATGCTGAACGGCCGGTACGACTTCTTCTTCCCCGCTGATACCTCGCAGCAGGTCATGTTCGACCTGATCGGCGCCCCCGCATCCCACAAGCGGCGGGTGCTGTACGACACCAGCCACAATCTGCCGAGAGGCGAGAGGATGACGGAAACGCTCGCCTGGCTGGACAAGTACTTCGGCCCCGTCGTGCTGCGGTAG
- a CDS encoding serine hydrolase domain-containing protein, giving the protein MSQACLPDPSAIDARVRAAMAGTRANGLAIAVIDDGRVTYVQAYGARNAKGDPLQTDTVMYGASLTKTVMAYTALTLVDQGRLDLDAPLAGYLERPLISYGEGEAHLAKYGPYRDLAADDRWRTITARMALTHSTGFHNFWFIEPDRKLRIHFDPGSRYSYSGEGFSLLQFTIEQGARSKGLGLDVKQLTDAIFVRLGMTRTSLQWRADFRPNLADGWNDKGEPQEHDERSNVRVAGSMDTTIGDFAKFVAALVRGDGLSKGARAEMVKPSLHIGTAHQFPNFAPYLPPAEQRRDLAAGLGVIVFDGPQGPGFYKGGHDGQTANSFVCLERGRRCVLLLANDVRAEASFADLVRFVLGDTGVPYEWEYADRAGKS; this is encoded by the coding sequence GTGTCGCAGGCGTGCCTTCCCGATCCGTCCGCGATCGATGCCCGCGTGCGCGCCGCGATGGCCGGGACACGCGCGAACGGCCTCGCCATCGCGGTGATCGATGACGGGCGCGTCACCTACGTGCAGGCGTACGGCGCGCGCAACGCCAAGGGGGATCCGCTTCAGACCGACACGGTCATGTACGGCGCGTCGCTCACCAAGACGGTGATGGCCTACACCGCGCTGACCCTGGTGGACCAGGGCAGGCTGGATCTCGACGCGCCGCTCGCCGGCTACCTCGAACGCCCCTTGATCAGTTACGGCGAAGGCGAGGCGCATCTGGCGAAGTACGGTCCCTATCGCGATCTGGCGGCGGACGATCGCTGGCGCACCATTACCGCGCGCATGGCGCTGACCCATTCCACGGGTTTCCACAACTTCTGGTTCATCGAACCCGACCGGAAGCTCCGCATCCACTTCGATCCCGGCTCGCGCTACAGCTACTCGGGCGAAGGCTTCAGCCTGCTGCAGTTCACCATCGAGCAGGGCGCCAGGAGCAAGGGGCTCGGCCTGGACGTCAAGCAACTGACCGACGCCATCTTCGTGCGGCTCGGCATGACGCGCACCAGCCTTCAGTGGCGCGCAGACTTCCGGCCGAATCTGGCGGATGGCTGGAACGACAAAGGGGAGCCCCAGGAGCACGACGAGCGCTCCAACGTGCGCGTCGCCGGCTCGATGGACACCACGATCGGCGACTTCGCGAAGTTCGTCGCGGCGCTGGTGCGCGGCGACGGCCTGTCGAAGGGAGCGCGTGCCGAGATGGTCAAGCCGTCCCTGCACATCGGCACGGCGCACCAGTTCCCCAACTTCGCGCCGTATCTCCCCCCGGCGGAACAGCGGCGCGACCTCGCGGCGGGCCTTGGCGTCATCGTGTTCGACGGACCGCAGGGCCCCGGCTTCTACAAAGGCGGTCACGACGGTCAGACCGCCAACAGTTTCGTCTGCCTCGAGCGCGGCCGGCGCTGCGTGCTGCTGCTGGCGAACGACGTGCGCGCCGAGGCGAGCTTCGCCGATCTCGTGCGCTTCGTGCTCGGCGACACCGGGGTGCCATACGAGTGGGAGTACGCGGACCGCGCCGGGAAGTCGTGA
- a CDS encoding gluconate 2-dehydrogenase subunit 3 family protein, with translation MSSPGIDRREAIRRGALLAGVALVPDWVEFAVRAQAPAGKTYLTAAQGAVLSAAAERILPRTDTPGALDVGVPAFIDRFYGEFMTAEERRLLASAVEDIDRAARDAHQAPFASLAPAQQDAVLRGVAAAQQTVTPSPFGLLRAMTVLGYFTSEQVGKKVLNYDPIPGVYDGCVPIEQVGRRNWTT, from the coding sequence GTGAGCAGTCCCGGCATCGATCGTCGTGAAGCCATCCGGCGAGGGGCGCTGCTCGCCGGCGTCGCGCTCGTCCCCGACTGGGTGGAGTTTGCCGTCCGCGCGCAGGCGCCGGCCGGCAAGACCTACCTGACCGCCGCGCAGGGCGCGGTGCTCAGCGCCGCGGCGGAGCGCATCCTGCCGCGGACCGACACGCCCGGCGCGTTGGACGTCGGCGTGCCGGCGTTCATCGATCGGTTCTACGGCGAGTTCATGACCGCGGAGGAGCGCAGGCTGCTGGCGAGCGCGGTGGAGGACATCGACCGCGCCGCCCGCGACGCGCACCAGGCGCCGTTCGCGTCGCTGGCGCCGGCGCAGCAGGACGCCGTGCTGCGCGGCGTGGCCGCCGCGCAGCAGACCGTGACGCCCAGTCCGTTCGGGCTGCTGCGAGCGATGACCGTGCTGGGCTACTTCACCTCGGAGCAGGTCGGCAAGAAGGTGCTGAATTACGACCCCATCCCCGGCGTCTATGACGGCTGCGTGCCGATCGAGCAGGTGGGCCGTCGCAACTGGACCACGTAG